The Kitasatospora setae KM-6054 genome contains a region encoding:
- a CDS encoding class I SAM-dependent methyltransferase, whose amino-acid sequence MDTTAHARELADTRAFFAERAATWDSKYPDDSPRYAAAIADTGLAAGQFVIDAGCGTGRALPLLRAAVGPAGSVLGVDLTPEMLDRAAAHRADAALVQADCTRLPLPDAVADLVFGAGLVSHLPGPATGLRELARVTRPGGRLALYHPLGRATLAARKGRPLTPDDLRAREHLFPLLAANGWTPLSYTDEPTRYLVLAERA is encoded by the coding sequence ATGGACACCACCGCCCACGCCCGCGAACTCGCCGACACCCGGGCCTTCTTCGCCGAACGCGCCGCCACCTGGGACAGCAAGTACCCCGACGACAGCCCGCGTTACGCCGCCGCGATCGCCGACACCGGCCTGGCGGCCGGGCAGTTCGTGATCGACGCGGGCTGCGGCACCGGCCGCGCCCTGCCCCTGCTGCGCGCCGCCGTCGGCCCGGCCGGCAGCGTGCTCGGCGTCGACCTGACGCCCGAGATGCTGGACCGGGCCGCCGCCCACCGCGCCGACGCCGCCCTGGTCCAGGCCGACTGCACCCGGCTGCCGCTGCCCGACGCGGTCGCCGACCTGGTCTTCGGCGCCGGCCTGGTCTCCCACCTCCCCGGCCCGGCCACCGGCCTGCGCGAACTCGCCCGGGTCACCCGCCCCGGCGGCCGGCTCGCCCTCTACCACCCGCTCGGCCGGGCCACCCTCGCCGCCCGCAAGGGCCGTCCGCTCACCCCGGACGACCTGCGCGCCCGCGAACACCTCTTCCCGCTGCTCGCCGCCAACGGCTGGACCCCGCTGTCGTACACCGACGAGCCGACCCGCTACCTGGTGCTGGCCGAACGGGCCTGA
- a CDS encoding alpha/beta fold hydrolase has product MTRIAVNGTTLGTESFGPEDAPPVLLVGGTTMLSWPDALCERLAAGGRRVVRYDLRDSGASATGDPDAPDYTLRTLAADAAALAEALGGGPAHLAGIGVGGMVAQVAALDHPDAFTALTLAGTRPVAPGPTDPDLPDHDPATMGRLFSRPMPDWADRAAVAEYAAAGAEILGDDPAAARTRAGRVWDRTPDRTPPVQLANQLGTVFARLDCAPRWRERLPALALPTLVVHGRHDRFFPVGNAEALARELPDARLLVLDTAATALPTSGTDVATIAEAMLTLR; this is encoded by the coding sequence ATGACACGAATCGCCGTCAACGGAACCACGCTCGGCACCGAGTCCTTCGGTCCCGAGGACGCCCCGCCCGTCCTGCTCGTCGGCGGGACCACGATGCTCTCCTGGCCCGACGCGCTGTGCGAACGCCTCGCCGCCGGCGGCCGCCGGGTGGTGCGCTACGACCTGCGCGACAGCGGCGCCTCGGCGACCGGCGACCCGGACGCGCCCGACTACACGCTGCGCACCCTCGCCGCCGACGCGGCGGCCCTCGCCGAGGCGCTCGGCGGGGGCCCCGCGCACCTCGCGGGCATCGGCGTCGGCGGGATGGTCGCCCAGGTCGCCGCCCTCGACCACCCGGACGCCTTCACCGCGCTCACCCTGGCCGGCACCCGCCCCGTCGCGCCCGGCCCGACCGACCCGGACCTCCCCGACCACGACCCGGCGACGATGGGCCGGCTGTTCTCCCGTCCGATGCCCGACTGGGCCGACCGGGCCGCCGTCGCGGAGTACGCCGCCGCCGGCGCGGAGATCCTCGGCGACGACCCCGCCGCCGCCCGCACCCGGGCCGGCCGGGTCTGGGACCGCACCCCCGACCGCACCCCGCCCGTCCAACTCGCCAACCAGCTGGGCACGGTGTTCGCCCGACTGGACTGCGCACCCCGCTGGCGCGAACGCCTCCCCGCGCTCGCCCTCCCCACCCTCGTCGTGCACGGCCGCCACGACCGCTTCTTCCCGGTCGGCAACGCCGAGGCCCTCGCCCGCGAACTCCCGGACGCGCGCCTACTCGTCCTGGATACCGCCGCGACGGCCCTGCCCACCTCGGGCACCGACGTCGCGACGATCGCCGAAGCGATGCTCACCCTGCGCTGA
- a CDS encoding MHYT domain-containing protein — translation MGSMDHFSFGGLTPTLSYVMACVGAALGLRCTLRALSATGASRRNWLLTAAAAIGSGIWTMHFVAMFGFTVDGTDLRYDVPLTILSLLVAIAVVGLGVFVVGYGRHRGRSLLLGGLTTGVGVAAMHYLGMSAVRIHGELRYQAGTVALSVLIAVGAATAALWAAVTIRNVYAAAAASLVMGIAVSCMHYVGMAAVHVHMQPARTGLGGATPMQFVFPLAVGLGSFLFLTSAFVALSPTAQERAAYREAGELAVEDLGRAA, via the coding sequence ATGGGATCGATGGACCACTTCAGCTTCGGCGGGCTCACGCCGACGCTGTCCTACGTGATGGCGTGCGTCGGCGCCGCCCTCGGCCTGCGATGTACCCTGCGGGCGCTCTCCGCGACCGGCGCCTCCCGGCGCAACTGGCTGCTCACCGCCGCCGCCGCGATCGGCTCCGGCATCTGGACGATGCACTTCGTCGCGATGTTCGGCTTCACCGTCGACGGCACCGACCTGCGCTACGACGTCCCGCTGACGATCCTCAGCCTGCTGGTCGCGATCGCCGTCGTCGGACTCGGCGTCTTCGTGGTCGGCTACGGCCGGCACCGCGGCCGCAGCCTGCTGCTCGGCGGCCTCACCACCGGCGTCGGCGTCGCCGCGATGCACTACCTCGGCATGTCGGCGGTCCGGATCCACGGCGAACTGCGCTACCAGGCCGGCACCGTGGCGCTGTCCGTGCTGATCGCCGTCGGCGCCGCCACCGCCGCGCTCTGGGCCGCCGTCACCATCCGCAACGTGTACGCCGCCGCGGCGGCCTCGCTGGTGATGGGCATCGCGGTCAGCTGCATGCACTACGTCGGGATGGCCGCCGTCCACGTCCACATGCAACCCGCCCGCACCGGCCTCGGCGGGGCCACCCCCATGCAGTTCGTCTTCCCGCTCGCCGTCGGGCTCGGCTCCTTCCTATTCCTCACCTCCGCCTTCGTCGCGCTCTCCCCGACCGCCCAGGAGCGCGCCGCCTACCGCGAGGCCGGCGAACTCGCCGTAGAGGACCTCGGCCGCGCCGCCTGA
- a CDS encoding response regulator, protein MSGPGAVRVLIADDDPLLRAGLAVVLETADRIEVVGQAGDGLRAVELARRLRPDVVLMDVRMPGCDGVEATRRLAGSASRVLVLTTFRHDAYVWGALRAGAAGFLLKRASPERLIDAVHAVAAGEAVLDPAVTRDLLGRLLAAPEPPPGPSAPPPGSVPGPLAALTVREREVLRLAAEGHPNEEIAALLHLAESTVKTHVKRILGKLGARDRSQAVAAAYRHGLMGPQYRRPSAPDAP, encoded by the coding sequence GTGAGCGGGCCGGGCGCCGTCCGGGTGCTGATCGCCGACGACGACCCGCTGCTGCGCGCCGGGCTCGCCGTGGTGCTGGAGACCGCCGACCGGATCGAGGTGGTCGGCCAGGCCGGGGACGGGCTGCGGGCCGTCGAACTGGCCCGGCGGCTGCGGCCCGACGTGGTCCTGATGGACGTCCGGATGCCCGGCTGCGACGGCGTCGAGGCGACCCGGCGGCTGGCCGGGTCGGCGAGCCGGGTGCTGGTGCTGACCACCTTCCGGCACGACGCGTACGTGTGGGGCGCGCTGCGGGCCGGGGCCGCCGGGTTCCTGCTGAAGCGGGCCTCCCCGGAGCGGCTGATCGACGCCGTGCACGCCGTCGCGGCCGGCGAGGCCGTCCTCGACCCCGCCGTCACCCGCGACCTGCTCGGCCGCCTGCTGGCCGCCCCCGAGCCGCCGCCCGGCCCGTCCGCACCGCCGCCCGGTTCCGTCCCCGGCCCGCTGGCGGCGCTCACCGTCCGCGAGCGCGAGGTGCTGCGGCTGGCCGCCGAGGGGCACCCGAACGAGGAGATCGCCGCGCTGCTGCACCTCGCCGAGTCGACCGTGAAGACGCACGTCAAGCGGATCCTCGGCAAGCTCGGCGCGCGCGACCGCTCGCAGGCGGTGGCCGCCGCGTACCGGCACGGCCTGATGGGCCCGCAGTACCGCCGCCCGTCCGCACCCGACGCTCCGTGA
- a CDS encoding DUF2306 domain-containing protein, with protein sequence MTLHRPAEAEVPDAAGQSATERPGPGKPGALRRAGRIAVPTLALLVAAFSARYFTLDRGSFLEEQRDVYAAHLPVLLLHIGGGVLALSLGPLQFLPRLRARRPAVHRWTGRVYVLAAALTGVGGLLIAPYGLYPPLAPLAFTLLAALVLTTTALGLHHARHARIPAHRAWMLRSYALIFAAVTFRLWLFLLTPTGLPASVVYASGAWACVAINLAAAEKLLRSGRPA encoded by the coding sequence ATGACACTCCACCGTCCCGCCGAGGCCGAAGTCCCCGATGCCGCAGGGCAGTCCGCCACCGAGCGGCCCGGCCCGGGGAAGCCCGGCGCGCTGCGGCGGGCCGGCCGGATCGCCGTCCCCACCCTGGCGCTGCTCGTCGCCGCCTTCTCCGCCCGCTACTTCACCCTGGACCGCGGCAGCTTCCTGGAGGAGCAGCGCGACGTCTACGCCGCCCACCTCCCCGTCCTGCTGCTGCACATCGGCGGCGGCGTCCTCGCGCTCTCCCTCGGCCCGCTCCAGTTCCTCCCCCGGCTACGGGCCCGCCGCCCCGCCGTCCACCGCTGGACCGGCCGGGTCTACGTCCTCGCCGCGGCGCTGACCGGCGTCGGCGGCCTGCTGATCGCCCCGTACGGCCTCTACCCCCCGCTGGCGCCGCTCGCCTTCACCCTGCTCGCCGCCCTCGTCCTCACCACCACCGCGCTCGGCCTCCACCACGCCCGGCACGCCCGGATCCCCGCCCACCGCGCCTGGATGCTCCGCTCCTACGCGCTGATCTTCGCGGCCGTGACCTTCCGGCTCTGGCTCTTCCTGCTCACCCCCACCGGCCTGCCCGCCTCCGTCGTCTACGCCTCCGGCGCGTGGGCCTGCGTCGCGATCAACCTGGCCGCCGCCGAAAAGCTCCTGCGGAGCGGCCGGCCCGCGTAG
- a CDS encoding MFS transporter, giving the protein MSTSYLAVLRTPGAARLIPAALLGRLSYGTAPLSLLLAAADTTGSYARAGWLMAVFSAVSVLLFPYRAGLVDRYGPRRVLPPMALGYAAALLALAATTWRPGTPSWALLPLAAAAGALAPPLGPVTRAQWSVLAADPELRRRAYSLDTVAEELLYVTGPLLAGLLTATTRPAAGLLLSAVLALTGTLALAAVAVPVAPRDPAAPTPPRTGTRHLLGRARQPLSAAAGAGAGLAAFSLLAVVFAARHGRPADVAWVEAALAAGSAVGGLALGAIDWRAPARTRLTLLTAALGTALALAALAPTLPALTAVAALAGLAVAPTLTTAYLRTDELATPAERTRAGAWVNTSFNAGSSGATALTGTLLAHLPLTSCLLLAAAPTLAALACRGTPPRPRDADEFRRPAPSNQV; this is encoded by the coding sequence ATGTCCACGTCCTATCTGGCCGTGCTGCGCACCCCCGGTGCCGCCCGGCTGATCCCCGCCGCCCTGCTCGGCCGCCTCTCCTACGGCACCGCCCCGCTCTCCCTGCTGCTCGCCGCCGCCGACACCACCGGCTCGTACGCCCGGGCCGGCTGGCTGATGGCCGTCTTCTCGGCCGTCAGCGTCCTGCTCTTCCCGTACCGCGCCGGACTCGTCGACCGGTACGGCCCGCGCCGCGTCCTGCCCCCGATGGCCCTCGGGTACGCCGCCGCCCTGCTCGCCCTCGCCGCCACCACCTGGCGGCCCGGCACCCCCTCCTGGGCGCTGCTGCCGCTCGCCGCCGCGGCCGGCGCCCTCGCCCCGCCGCTCGGGCCCGTCACCCGCGCCCAGTGGAGCGTCCTGGCGGCCGACCCCGAACTGCGCCGCCGCGCCTACAGCCTGGACACCGTCGCCGAGGAACTCCTCTACGTCACCGGCCCGCTGCTGGCCGGCCTGCTCACCGCCACCACCCGCCCCGCCGCCGGACTCCTGCTCAGCGCCGTCCTCGCCCTCACCGGCACCCTCGCGCTCGCCGCCGTCGCCGTCCCGGTCGCCCCCCGCGACCCGGCCGCCCCCACCCCGCCCCGCACCGGCACCCGCCACCTGCTCGGCCGCGCCCGCCAGCCCCTCAGCGCCGCGGCCGGCGCCGGCGCGGGCCTCGCCGCGTTCTCGCTGCTCGCCGTCGTCTTCGCCGCGCGGCACGGCCGCCCCGCCGACGTCGCCTGGGTCGAGGCCGCGCTCGCCGCCGGCAGCGCCGTCGGCGGACTCGCCCTCGGCGCGATCGACTGGCGCGCCCCCGCCCGCACCCGCCTCACCCTGCTCACCGCCGCCCTCGGCACGGCCCTCGCCCTCGCCGCGCTCGCCCCCACCCTCCCCGCCCTCACCGCCGTCGCCGCCCTGGCCGGCCTCGCGGTCGCCCCCACCCTCACCACCGCCTACCTCCGCACCGACGAACTCGCCACCCCCGCCGAACGGACCCGCGCCGGCGCCTGGGTCAACACCTCCTTCAACGCCGGCAGCTCCGGCGCCACCGCCCTCACCGGCACCCTGCTCGCCCACCTCCCGCTCACCAGCTGCCTCCTCCTCGCCGCCGCCCCGACCCTCGCCGCCCTCGCCTGCCGGGGCACGCCGCCTCGCCCCCGGGACGCCGATGAGTTTCGCCGGCCCGCCCCGTCCAACCAGGTATGA
- a CDS encoding DUF2004 domain-containing protein yields MATIEHPHFGRLETGATGEPDAVWTGTARLGADEVGLLLWAGPGPGPDTAELDALAARLADPAALDAAARAALRTYLLADRLFIDHHVEELPDSPAVRHLLERAADGQVGVDAFLAALRLRTIGLWPAGLADGPPIVLDYVFEPALSDQILAVRATADGTVTAVDWES; encoded by the coding sequence ATGGCGACCATCGAACACCCCCACTTCGGGCGGCTGGAGACCGGCGCGACCGGCGAACCGGACGCCGTCTGGACGGGCACCGCCCGACTCGGCGCGGACGAGGTCGGGCTGCTGCTGTGGGCCGGCCCCGGGCCGGGCCCGGACACCGCCGAACTCGACGCGCTCGCCGCCCGCCTCGCCGACCCGGCGGCCCTCGACGCGGCCGCCCGCGCCGCCCTCCGGACGTACCTGCTGGCCGACCGCCTCTTCATCGACCACCACGTCGAGGAACTCCCCGACAGCCCGGCGGTCCGCCACCTGCTCGAACGGGCGGCGGACGGCCAGGTCGGCGTGGACGCCTTCCTGGCCGCCCTGCGCCTGCGCACCATCGGCCTCTGGCCGGCCGGCCTGGCCGACGGGCCGCCGATCGTCCTGGACTACGTCTTCGAACCCGCGCTCAGCGACCAGATCCTGGCCGTCCGGGCCACCGCCGACGGCACGGTCACCGCCGTCGACTGGGAGAGCTGA
- a CDS encoding GTP-binding protein, with translation MGFAPSDSSDLALKILVAGGFGVGKTTLVGAVSEIRPLRTEEQLTAAGTHVDDLGGVERKTTTTVAMDFGRITIRDGLSVYLFGTPGQDRFWFLWDELAQGALGAVVLADTRRLTDCFPAVDFFEHRGIPFVVAVNHFEGSRSFRPEDVSQALDLDAATPVLLCDARERASGKDVLISLVEHAGKVHAARVLARAGG, from the coding sequence ATGGGCTTCGCGCCCTCTGACAGCTCCGACCTGGCCCTGAAGATCCTGGTCGCCGGCGGCTTCGGCGTCGGCAAGACCACCCTGGTCGGGGCCGTCAGCGAGATCAGACCGCTGCGCACCGAGGAGCAGCTGACCGCGGCCGGCACCCACGTCGACGACCTCGGCGGCGTCGAGCGCAAGACCACCACCACCGTCGCGATGGACTTCGGCCGGATCACCATCCGCGACGGCCTCTCGGTCTACCTCTTCGGCACCCCCGGCCAGGACCGGTTCTGGTTCCTCTGGGACGAGCTCGCCCAGGGCGCGCTCGGCGCCGTCGTCCTCGCCGACACCCGCCGCCTCACCGACTGCTTCCCCGCCGTCGACTTCTTCGAGCACCGCGGCATCCCCTTCGTGGTCGCCGTCAACCACTTCGAGGGCAGCCGCAGCTTCCGGCCCGAGGACGTCTCCCAGGCGCTCGACCTCGACGCCGCCACCCCCGTGCTGCTCTGCGACGCCCGCGAGCGGGCCTCCGGCAAGGACGTCCTGATCAGCCTGGTCGAACACGCCGGCAAGGTGCACGCCGCCCGGGTGCTGGCCCGGGCCGGCGGCTGA
- a CDS encoding roadblock/LC7 domain-containing protein: protein MIGTSRQSGELNWLLDELVTRTARVRFTVMLSADGLPMGNSTGLGREDAEHLAAVASGFHSLAKGAGRHFEAGEVRQTMVELERGYLFVAAAGQGSCLAVFAEPEADLGLIAYEMARLVRRVGEHLHAAPRGY, encoded by the coding sequence ATGATCGGAACCAGCCGCCAGAGCGGTGAACTGAACTGGCTCCTCGACGAGTTGGTCACCCGGACGGCCCGGGTCAGGTTCACCGTGATGCTCTCCGCCGACGGCCTGCCGATGGGCAACTCCACCGGCCTCGGCCGCGAGGACGCCGAACACCTGGCCGCCGTCGCCTCCGGCTTCCACAGCCTCGCCAAGGGCGCCGGACGCCACTTCGAGGCGGGCGAAGTCCGGCAGACCATGGTCGAGTTGGAGCGCGGCTACCTGTTCGTCGCGGCCGCCGGACAGGGCTCCTGCCTGGCCGTCTTCGCCGAACCCGAGGCCGATCTCGGCCTGATCGCCTACGAGATGGCCCGGCTGGTCCGCCGGGTCGGCGAACACCTGCACGCCGCCCCGCGCGGCTACTAG
- a CDS encoding sensor histidine kinase has product MRASRGTSRSGPPAPSPPRGPARSRPGAPRRGAHAGPPADETPPAVPAADRVGLRPRTVRARIVAVLMVPVVSVMALWAFASVTAAGDVWDLLRIKGVDASLRTPLDRTVTALQAERAAAGQLSAAPGADQEAALRTAAQQTDRAAAPLILAPDYNRADAEGLGPEAAGRLDVLGRAVAALPALRARLLDRTVPWPDAYAVYTAAVDEAFAVSGSLTALQDHRVAADARVLLEFARSREQLAREDALLRAAQRDGRLTEAQYRQIVQAGYARTQFEQTAAADLRPADRTALAAVTGGPDYQELRRYEEQLLTAADPRAALAAVPDTRWAAAADATAHALADLERQAGAAAAERANPYALGLFSTSGATVLLGLVAVLASLLISVQIGRGLVAELHALRNSALELAGRKLPATMRRLRAGEEVDVDAEVPPRDHGGDEIGQVHQALDSVQRAAVTAAVERAEVLSGVSGVFVNLARRSQVLVHRQLTLLDAMERRTEDPAELDDLFRLDHLTTRMRRHAEGLIILSGAAPGRAWRKPVPLTDVVRAAVAEVEEYARVDVHRLPYAAVTGPAVADLTHLIAELVENATGFSPPHTKVQIRGEAVGNGYALEIEDRGLGMGPEALADANRRIDASEQVDLFDSDRLGLFVVSRLAKRHDVKVSLRPSAYGGTTAIVLFPLALLDPRDGEPQPAEREFPAEPEPEPEAAARPRPLPAVEPPHPARQLSKPAELPPTARPLAPAVPAPAQPPTPIAGPAPVQALPSLAVPARQEDELPRRVRQASLAPQLRDAPEPPRPGLRPAEPADRDPEQARSAMTAFQRGWQRGQQPDTPYEAPYDTGRPYQSPHQSPHQSPHQRGESAR; this is encoded by the coding sequence ATGCGCGCAAGCCGAGGCACCTCCCGCAGCGGACCGCCCGCCCCCAGCCCCCCGCGCGGCCCGGCCCGCAGCCGGCCCGGCGCGCCCCGGCGCGGCGCCCACGCCGGGCCGCCCGCCGACGAGACGCCGCCGGCCGTCCCCGCCGCCGACCGGGTCGGCCTGCGCCCGCGCACCGTCCGGGCCCGGATCGTCGCGGTGCTGATGGTGCCCGTGGTGTCCGTGATGGCGCTCTGGGCGTTCGCCAGCGTCACCGCCGCCGGGGACGTCTGGGACCTGCTGCGGATCAAGGGCGTCGACGCGAGCCTGCGCACCCCGCTGGACCGCACCGTCACCGCCCTGCAGGCCGAACGGGCCGCCGCCGGACAGCTGTCGGCCGCCCCCGGCGCCGACCAGGAGGCCGCGCTGCGCACCGCCGCCCAGCAGACCGACCGGGCCGCCGCCCCGCTGATCCTCGCCCCCGACTACAACCGCGCCGACGCCGAGGGCCTCGGCCCCGAGGCGGCCGGCCGGCTCGACGTCCTCGGCCGCGCCGTCGCCGCCCTCCCCGCGCTGCGCGCCCGGCTGCTGGACCGCACCGTCCCCTGGCCGGACGCCTACGCCGTCTACACCGCCGCCGTCGACGAGGCGTTCGCGGTCAGCGGCTCGCTCACCGCCCTCCAGGACCACCGGGTCGCCGCGGACGCCCGGGTGCTGCTCGAATTCGCCCGCTCCCGGGAGCAACTCGCCCGGGAGGACGCCCTGCTGCGCGCCGCCCAGCGCGACGGCCGGCTCACCGAGGCGCAGTACCGGCAGATCGTCCAGGCCGGCTACGCCCGCACCCAGTTCGAGCAGACCGCCGCCGCCGACCTGCGCCCCGCCGACCGCACCGCGCTGGCCGCCGTCACCGGCGGCCCCGACTACCAGGAACTGCGCCGCTACGAGGAGCAGTTGCTGACCGCCGCCGACCCGCGCGCCGCCCTCGCCGCCGTCCCCGACACCCGCTGGGCCGCCGCCGCCGACGCCACCGCGCACGCCCTGGCCGACCTGGAGCGGCAGGCCGGCGCGGCCGCCGCCGAACGCGCGAACCCTTACGCGCTGGGCCTGTTCAGCACCTCCGGCGCGACCGTGCTGCTCGGCCTGGTCGCGGTGCTCGCCTCGCTGCTGATCTCGGTCCAGATCGGCCGCGGCCTGGTCGCCGAACTGCACGCCCTGCGCAACTCCGCACTCGAACTCGCCGGCCGCAAACTCCCGGCCACCATGCGGCGGTTGCGGGCCGGCGAGGAGGTCGACGTGGACGCCGAGGTGCCGCCGCGCGACCACGGTGGCGACGAGATCGGCCAGGTCCACCAGGCCCTGGACAGCGTCCAGCGGGCCGCCGTCACCGCCGCCGTCGAACGCGCCGAGGTGCTCTCCGGCGTCTCCGGCGTGTTCGTCAACCTGGCCCGCCGCAGCCAGGTCCTGGTGCACCGCCAACTCACCCTGCTGGACGCCATGGAGCGCCGCACCGAGGATCCGGCCGAGCTCGACGACCTGTTCCGGCTCGACCACCTCACCACCCGGATGCGCCGCCACGCCGAGGGCCTGATCATCCTCTCCGGCGCCGCCCCCGGCCGCGCCTGGCGCAAGCCCGTCCCGCTCACCGACGTGGTCCGGGCCGCCGTCGCCGAGGTCGAGGAGTACGCCCGGGTCGACGTCCACCGCCTCCCGTACGCCGCCGTCACCGGCCCCGCCGTCGCCGACCTCACCCACCTGATCGCCGAACTCGTCGAGAACGCCACCGGGTTCTCGCCCCCGCACACCAAGGTCCAGATCCGCGGCGAGGCGGTCGGCAACGGCTACGCCCTGGAGATCGAGGACCGCGGCCTCGGCATGGGCCCCGAAGCCCTCGCCGACGCCAACCGGCGGATCGACGCCAGCGAACAGGTCGACCTCTTCGACAGCGACCGGCTCGGCCTGTTCGTGGTCAGCCGCCTCGCCAAGCGCCACGACGTCAAGGTCTCGCTGCGCCCCTCCGCGTACGGCGGCACCACCGCGATCGTGCTGTTCCCGCTCGCCCTGCTCGACCCGCGCGACGGCGAACCCCAGCCGGCAGAACGGGAGTTCCCGGCCGAACCCGAACCCGAACCCGAAGCCGCGGCCCGCCCGAGGCCACTGCCGGCCGTCGAACCCCCGCACCCCGCACGCCAGTTGTCCAAGCCAGCGGAACTCCCGCCGACCGCACGACCGTTGGCCCCCGCCGTCCCGGCCCCGGCCCAGCCGCCGACGCCGATCGCCGGGCCGGCCCCCGTCCAGGCGCTGCCCTCGCTCGCCGTCCCCGCCCGGCAGGAGGACGAACTCCCGCGCCGGGTACGGCAGGCCAGTCTCGCCCCGCAGCTGCGCGACGCCCCCGAACCGCCCCGCCCCGGGCTGCGCCCCGCCGAACCCGCCGACCGAGACCCGGAGCAGGCCCGCAGCGCGATGACCGCCTTCCAGCGCGGCTGGCAGCGCGGACAGCAGCCCGACACCCCGTACGAGGCCCCCTACGACACCGGCCGGCCCTACCAGTCACCCCACCAGTCACCCCACCAGTCACCCCACCAGCGAGGAGAGAGCGCCCGATGA
- a CDS encoding DUF742 domain-containing protein, producing MAYPPRRYLPGSPFGYPPPPDRPVQWYDEDAGPMVRPYALTKGRTRPGQPFDLIALVVTDIPDPTGLPVGPEQVAILEICRGNALSVAEIAADLDLPLGVVRVLLGDLLDAEHIRVSRPVPPALLPHEHILQEVIHGLRAL from the coding sequence ATGGCCTACCCGCCCCGGCGCTACCTGCCCGGCTCACCGTTCGGCTACCCGCCGCCGCCCGACCGTCCCGTCCAGTGGTACGACGAGGACGCCGGGCCGATGGTCCGCCCCTACGCCCTCACCAAGGGCCGCACCCGCCCCGGCCAGCCCTTCGACCTGATCGCCCTGGTGGTCACCGACATCCCCGACCCGACCGGGCTGCCGGTCGGCCCCGAACAGGTCGCCATCCTGGAGATCTGCCGGGGCAACGCCCTCTCCGTCGCCGAGATCGCCGCCGACCTCGACCTGCCGCTGGGCGTGGTCCGGGTCCTGCTCGGCGACCTGCTCGACGCCGAACACATCCGGGTCAGCCGCCCCGTCCCGCCCGCGCTGCTCCCGCACGAACACATCCTCCAGGAGGTCATCCATGGGCTTCGCGCCCTCTGA
- a CDS encoding sensor histidine kinase, with translation MPLTAARRLRLPRFPRTFDFVPAALTDAAPAVVLCVAMLTERFGTEARVGGRMPFALLLTALLTAAVAVRRRAPLAAYLVATLALTAEAQLVDPSPISPYANLLGAYAVGRYGGRGRAGWGPPLVVAGVVGYFAGQDVEVVMPAGVLAVWLAVWAFGYGSAYRLAEQAAERRRARDELLAEERARIAREVHDLVGHSLNLMLVQAGAARRLIDRTPGRSRDLLAEIERTGNDALGELDRVLGLLRGTAPQLPGAAAASEPGLDELPALAERMGRAGLAVELHRDTPPLPPEQDGCAYRVVQESLTNALRHSGAGHAAVRIVRQGGATLVEVADDGAGPPPGHRPGRGLTGIAERAARLHGTAEHGPGANGGFLVRVTLPAGGAG, from the coding sequence ATGCCCCTCACCGCCGCCCGCAGGCTCCGACTGCCCCGGTTCCCCAGGACGTTCGACTTCGTCCCGGCCGCGCTCACGGACGCCGCACCGGCCGTCGTGCTGTGCGTCGCGATGCTCACCGAACGCTTCGGCACCGAGGCCCGGGTCGGCGGCCGGATGCCGTTCGCGCTGCTGCTGACCGCGCTGCTCACCGCCGCCGTCGCGGTCCGCCGCCGGGCCCCGCTGGCGGCGTACCTGGTGGCGACGCTGGCGCTGACCGCCGAGGCGCAGCTGGTCGATCCGAGTCCGATCTCGCCGTACGCCAACCTGCTCGGCGCGTACGCGGTCGGGCGGTACGGGGGGCGGGGCCGGGCCGGGTGGGGGCCGCCGCTGGTGGTGGCCGGGGTGGTGGGGTACTTCGCCGGGCAGGACGTCGAGGTGGTGATGCCGGCCGGCGTGCTCGCGGTGTGGCTGGCGGTGTGGGCGTTCGGCTACGGTTCGGCGTACCGGCTGGCCGAGCAGGCGGCCGAACGGCGGCGCGCCCGGGACGAGTTGCTCGCCGAGGAACGGGCCAGGATCGCCCGCGAGGTGCACGACCTGGTCGGCCACTCGCTGAACCTGATGCTCGTCCAGGCGGGCGCCGCCCGGCGGTTGATCGACCGCACCCCCGGACGCAGCCGCGACCTGCTCGCCGAGATCGAGCGGACCGGCAACGACGCGCTCGGCGAACTCGACCGCGTGCTCGGCCTGTTGCGCGGCACGGCGCCCCAACTGCCGGGCGCCGCAGCGGCGTCCGAGCCCGGTCTGGACGAACTCCCGGCGCTGGCCGAGCGGATGGGCCGGGCCGGGCTGGCCGTCGAGCTGCACCGCGACACCCCGCCGCTGCCCCCGGAGCAGGACGGCTGCGCGTACCGGGTGGTCCAGGAGTCGCTGACCAACGCGCTGCGGCACTCCGGCGCCGGGCACGCCGCCGTCCGGATCGTCCGGCAGGGCGGGGCGACCCTGGTCGAGGTCGCCGACGACGGCGCGGGCCCGCCGCCCGGCCACCGGCCCGGCCGCGGCCTGACCGGCATCGCCGAGCGGGCCGCCCGCCTGCACGGCACCGCCGAGCACGGGCCCGGGGCGAACGGCGGCTTCCTGGTCCGGGTCACCCTCCCGGCCGGCGGCGCCGGGTGA